GGGGCAGCGGCGTCTTCCCGTTCAGTACGCGAAGCGCGTCGTCGGCAACCGCGTCTACGGCGGACAGAGCAGTTTTATTCCGCTGCGTGTCAACATGGGCGGCGTCATGCCGATCATCTTTGCCTCGTCGCTGCTGATTTTCCCCTCGACGGTGCTTCGCCTTTTCCACGGCACAGAGCGGCTGGCGAATTACTTTGCGCCCGGCAGTTGGCTTTACACGGTCCTGTATGTAGTGCTGATCGTCTTCTTCAGTTTCTTCTACACGGCCATGGTCTTCAATCCGAGCGACATCGCGGACAACATGAAGAAAAACGGCGGCTTCATTCTCGGAATCCGTCCGGGCAAGCCTACGTCAGACTACATCGAAAAGATCGCCTCCCGCATCACGCTGGTGGGGTCGGTCTTTCTCGTCGTGGTCGCTCTTGTCCCCGATCTTCTGACCAACGTGTTCGGCATCACGAGTTTTTACTTTGGCGGAACGTCCGTCCTGATCATCGTGGGTGTGGCGCTGGAGATCGTCGAGCAGGTCAACAGTCAGCTTTTGATGCGCAACTATGAGGGCGTCCTCAAGCGTGCCAAGAGCGGCCGGGGATTGCTTCGCTTCTAGGGAGGACGGGAGATGAGGATTATTCTTGTCGGACCTCCCGGCGCAGGCAAAGGCACTCAGGCTGAGAAGATTGTCGCGAAGTACGGTGTCGCCCACATCTCCACGGGCGACATCCTTCGCGCCAACGTCACGGCTGGCACGGAGCTTGGCAGAAAAGCCAAGTCCTTCATGGACGCCGGCGCTCTTGTGCCTGACGACGTGATCGTCGGCATGATGCGCGGCCGACTCGCTGAAGACGACTGTCGGAAAGGGTTCATCCTCGACGGTTTCCCCCGCACCGTTCCTCAGGCCGAAGCGCTGACGGCGCTTCTGGCGGAGATGGGGATCGAGCTTGACGGTGTGATCCTTCTCGACGTGGACGACGAAACGGTCGTCGAACGTTTGTGCGGACGCCGCATGTGCAAGAAGTGCGGCCGGATCTTCCATGTCTCTTTCAAGCCTTCTGCGAAGGGAGACCGCTGCGATTCATGCGACGGCGAGCTCTACCAGAGGGACGACGACAGGGAAGAAGTGATCCGTCAGCGTCTGGCCGTGTATCATGATCAGACGGCTCCTCTTGTCGATTATTACGGCAAGGCGGGGCTTCTGCTCAGAATCGACGCTGCCGAAGCCGGGGACCAGGTTTTAAGCCGTATCGAAGCCATGCTTGAGAGGCGTGCATGATCTCTCTCAAGTCCGTTGGCGATATTGAGAAGATGCGCCATGCCGGTGCGATTCTTGCCGATCTTCTGATGAACTTGAAGGGGATCGTCAAACCCGGCATGACGACGGCCGATATTGATCGATATGCCGAAGACTTTATCAGGAAGAACGGCGCCGTTCCTTCCGAAAAGGGGTACGCGGTGCCGGGGATTTCTGAGCCTTATCCTGCTTCGGTCTGCACGTCGGTCAACGACGAAGTGGTCCATGGGATCCCCAG
This sequence is a window from Pyramidobacter sp. YE332. Protein-coding genes within it:
- a CDS encoding adenylate kinase; amino-acid sequence: MRIILVGPPGAGKGTQAEKIVAKYGVAHISTGDILRANVTAGTELGRKAKSFMDAGALVPDDVIVGMMRGRLAEDDCRKGFILDGFPRTVPQAEALTALLAEMGIELDGVILLDVDDETVVERLCGRRMCKKCGRIFHVSFKPSAKGDRCDSCDGELYQRDDDREEVIRQRLAVYHDQTAPLVDYYGKAGLLLRIDAAEAGDQVLSRIEAMLERRA